A single Anopheles arabiensis isolate DONGOLA chromosome 2, AaraD3, whole genome shotgun sequence DNA region contains:
- the LOC120895744 gene encoding uncharacterized protein LOC120895744 → MLRISNSAMNFSTFVVLVAACSALPKDTPEVVPEDAETLDGPPFLAELRDQCRNTTGDDTTFNELKEHISTDLPKCFMAHVNMDQLKTDTSKLEEQEKKKLFEKICEQINESVTCLTPVKAKLKPCLDEEDVKIMEQVVATVPEALNMACTNSGALLQKFTEPAYRSCAMELPPMIEECTSELPDSMESLPFSQYSEKQCGEIYTMRDCFSRRIKECGATGYMDFFILFYRKLLALTPCK, encoded by the exons ATGTTGAGGATCAGCAACAGTGCTATGAACTTTAGCACCTTTGTGGTGCTGGTAGCTGCATGTAGTGCGCTCCCAAAAGACACTCCGGAGGTGGTGCCGGAGGACGCTGAAACGCTCGATGGGCCACCGTTTCTGGCCGAACTGCGTGACCAGTGCCGCAACACGACGGGAGATGATACGACGTTCAACGAGCTGAAGGAACACATCTCCACCGATCTGCCGAAATGCTTTATGGCCCACGTCAACATGGACCAGCTGAAGACGGACACCTCCAAGCTGGAGGagcaggaaaagaagaagctgtttgaaaa AATCTGTGAACAGATTAACGAATCAGTCACCTGTCTAACGCCGGTAAAGGCTAAGCTGAAACCGTGCCTCGATGAGGAGGATGTAAAGATCATGGAGCAGGTTGTGGCCACCGTACCGGAAGCACTGAACATGGCTTGTACCAACAGTGGCGCTTTGTTGCAAA AATTCACCGAGCCAGCGTATCGATCCTGTGCCATGGAACTACCACCAATGATTGAGGAATGTACGAGTGAGCTTCCCGACAGCATGGAGAGTCTTCCATTTTCGCAATACTCCGAAAAGCAGTGCGG CGAAATCTACACCATGCGGGACTGTTTCTCTCGAAGAATCAAAGAGTGTGGAGCCACGGGCTACATGGACTTCTTCATACTGTTCTACCGGAAATTGCTCGCACTGACGCCATGCAAATAA
- the LOC120895348 gene encoding aromatic-L-amino-acid decarboxylase isoform X1, translated as MNTEEFRKYGKQMIDYICEYGQTIDERDVAPTVDPGFLRKLLPEEAPQKGEDFKRMLDDVETKIMPNMVHWNHPRFFAYFPAGNSYPSILGDMLSSAIGSIGFSWASSPAATELETIVLDWYAKALDLPCFFRSDAKGSKGGGVLQGSASECALVCMMAARARAIKELKGNHHDVHDSVYLPQLVAYSSKEAHSSIEKAAKMAIVKLRALDTDSRGVFRGDTLRQAIQEDLAQGLTPCFVVATVGTTSACVFDNLVEIGQVCREVRSIWFHVDGAYAGNSFILPEMRRFKEGLEYADSFNTNPNKLLLTNFDCSAMWVKDVKLLTTALAVDPLYLQHEHSSAIDYRHYGIPLSRRFRALKLWFVFRSYGIVGLQKYIRNHIALAKRFETLVNSDDRFEVRNDVNLGLVCFRLKQQDRINRDLLARINQSGKFHMTPAMVRGKYIIRFCVTYEHATEEHIDYAWEEIKNYAEETLAAECPEEVQEQALPATKKPPKKLTRSMSTRFSFTRSVSREIFERQNSRPHLPCFTSSQLTDGCTPIVIVDTDDILESLQRASRMNGERSSNDTYDTDSTEEASN; from the exons ATGAATACGGAAGAGTTTCGCAAGTACGGCAAACAGATGATCGACTACATCTGCGAGTACGGGCAGACGATAGACGAACGGGACGTCGCCCCGACGGTCGATCCGGGATTTCTACGCAAATTGCTACCAG AGGAAGCGCCACAGAAGGGCGAAGACTTCAAGCGTATGCTCGATGACGTCGAGACGAAGATCATGCCCAATATGGTGCACTGGAACCATCCGCGCTTTTTCGCCTACTTTCCGGCCGGCAACTCCTATCCTTCGATCCTCGGCGACATGCTCAGCAGTGCCATCGGGTCAATTGGCTTCTCATGG gCATCCAGTCCGGCCGCCACCGAGCTGGAAACGATCGTCCTCGATTGGTACGCGAAGGCACTCGATCTGCCGTGCTTCTTCCGCAGCGACGCCAAGGGTTCGAAGGGCGGTGGCGTACTGCAAGGATCCGCGTCCGAGTGTGCGCTCGTGTGCATGATGGCGGCACGGGCCCGCGCCATCAAGGAGCTGAAGGGCAACCACCACGACGTGCACGACAGCGTCTATCTGCCGCAGCTGGTCGCGTACTCCTCCAAGGAGGCACACTCGTCGATCGAGAAGGCGGCCAAGATGGCGATCGTGAAGCTGCGCGCACTGGAcaccgacagtcggggtgtgTTCCGGGGCGATACGCTCCGCCAGGCCATCCAGGAGGATCTCGCCCAGGGCCTGACGCCGTGCTTTGTCGTCGCCACCGTCGGCACCACGTCGGCCTGCGTCTTTGACAATCTGGTCGAGATTGGGCAGGTGTGCCGGGAGGTGCGCAGCATCTGGTTCCACGTGGACGGTGCTTACGCGGGCAATTCCTTCATCCTGCCCGAGATGCGCCGCTTTAAGGAGGGGCTGGAGTACGCGGATTCGTTCAACACAAATCCAAacaagctgctgctgaccaACTTTGACTGCTCGGCAATGTGGGTGAAGGATGTAAAGCTGCTCACGACAGCGCTGGCCGTTGATCCGCTCTATCTGCAGCATGAGCATAGCAGTGCGATTGATTACCGGCACTACGGAATTCCGCTCAGCCGACGCTTCCGTGCGCTGAAGCTGTGGTTTGTGTTCCGCTCGTACGGCATCGTTGGGCTGCAGAAGTATATTCGCAACCACATTGCGCTGGCGAAACGGTTCGAGACGCTGGTGAACTCCGACGATCGCTTCGAGGTGCGCAACGACGTCAACCTTGGGCTTGTCTGCTTCCGACTCAA ACAGCAAGATCGAATCAATCGGGACCTACTGGCAAGGATCAACCAGTCGGGCAAATTCCACATGACCCCGGCAATGGTACGAGGCAAATACATCATTCGTTTCTGTGTCACCTATGAACACGCCACCGAGGAGCATATAG ATTACGCATGGGAGGAAATTAAAAACTACGCCGAAGAGACGCTCGCCGCCGAATGTCCGGAAGAGGTGCAGGAGCAGGCACTGCCGGCGACGAAAAAACCGCCCAAGAAGCTTACCCGCAGCATGTCCACGCGCTTCTCCTTCACGCGCAGCGTTTCGCGCGAAATCTTCGAACGACAAAACAGTCG TCCCCATTTGCCCTGTTTCACCAGCTCTCAGCTTACGGATGGCTGCACACCGATCGTCATCGTTGATACCGACGACATCCTGGAGAGTTTGCAGCGCGCCTCGCGGATGAACGGTGAGCGAAGTTCGAACGACACGTACGACACCGACAGCACGGAGGAGGCCAGCAATTGA
- the LOC120895348 gene encoding aromatic-L-amino-acid decarboxylase isoform X2, with product MNTEEFRKYGKQMIDYICEYGQTIDERDVAPTVDPGFLRKLLPEEAPQKGEDFKRMLDDVETKIMPNMVHWNHPRFFAYFPAGNSYPSILGDMLSSAIGSIGFSWASSPAATELETIVLDWYAKALDLPCFFRSDAKGSKGGGVLQGSASECALVCMMAARARAIKELKGNHHDVHDSVYLPQLVAYSSKEAHSSIEKAAKMAIVKLRALDTDSRGVFRGDTLRQAIQEDLAQGLTPCFVVATVGTTSACVFDNLVEIGQVCREVRSIWFHVDGAYAGNSFILPEMRRFKEGLEYADSFNTNPNKLLLTNFDCSAMWVKDVKLLTTALAVDPLYLQHEHSSAIDYRHYGIPLSRRFRALKLWFVFRSYGIVGLQKYIRNHIALAKRFETLVNSDDRFEVRNDVNLGLVCFRLKQQDRINRDLLARINQSGKFHMTPAMVRGKYIIRFCVTYEHATEEHIDYAWEEIKNYAEETLAAECPEEVQEQALPATKKPPKKLTRSMSTRFSFTRSVSREIFERQNSRSQLTDGCTPIVIVDTDDILESLQRASRMNGERSSNDTYDTDSTEEASN from the exons ATGAATACGGAAGAGTTTCGCAAGTACGGCAAACAGATGATCGACTACATCTGCGAGTACGGGCAGACGATAGACGAACGGGACGTCGCCCCGACGGTCGATCCGGGATTTCTACGCAAATTGCTACCAG AGGAAGCGCCACAGAAGGGCGAAGACTTCAAGCGTATGCTCGATGACGTCGAGACGAAGATCATGCCCAATATGGTGCACTGGAACCATCCGCGCTTTTTCGCCTACTTTCCGGCCGGCAACTCCTATCCTTCGATCCTCGGCGACATGCTCAGCAGTGCCATCGGGTCAATTGGCTTCTCATGG gCATCCAGTCCGGCCGCCACCGAGCTGGAAACGATCGTCCTCGATTGGTACGCGAAGGCACTCGATCTGCCGTGCTTCTTCCGCAGCGACGCCAAGGGTTCGAAGGGCGGTGGCGTACTGCAAGGATCCGCGTCCGAGTGTGCGCTCGTGTGCATGATGGCGGCACGGGCCCGCGCCATCAAGGAGCTGAAGGGCAACCACCACGACGTGCACGACAGCGTCTATCTGCCGCAGCTGGTCGCGTACTCCTCCAAGGAGGCACACTCGTCGATCGAGAAGGCGGCCAAGATGGCGATCGTGAAGCTGCGCGCACTGGAcaccgacagtcggggtgtgTTCCGGGGCGATACGCTCCGCCAGGCCATCCAGGAGGATCTCGCCCAGGGCCTGACGCCGTGCTTTGTCGTCGCCACCGTCGGCACCACGTCGGCCTGCGTCTTTGACAATCTGGTCGAGATTGGGCAGGTGTGCCGGGAGGTGCGCAGCATCTGGTTCCACGTGGACGGTGCTTACGCGGGCAATTCCTTCATCCTGCCCGAGATGCGCCGCTTTAAGGAGGGGCTGGAGTACGCGGATTCGTTCAACACAAATCCAAacaagctgctgctgaccaACTTTGACTGCTCGGCAATGTGGGTGAAGGATGTAAAGCTGCTCACGACAGCGCTGGCCGTTGATCCGCTCTATCTGCAGCATGAGCATAGCAGTGCGATTGATTACCGGCACTACGGAATTCCGCTCAGCCGACGCTTCCGTGCGCTGAAGCTGTGGTTTGTGTTCCGCTCGTACGGCATCGTTGGGCTGCAGAAGTATATTCGCAACCACATTGCGCTGGCGAAACGGTTCGAGACGCTGGTGAACTCCGACGATCGCTTCGAGGTGCGCAACGACGTCAACCTTGGGCTTGTCTGCTTCCGACTCAA ACAGCAAGATCGAATCAATCGGGACCTACTGGCAAGGATCAACCAGTCGGGCAAATTCCACATGACCCCGGCAATGGTACGAGGCAAATACATCATTCGTTTCTGTGTCACCTATGAACACGCCACCGAGGAGCATATAG ATTACGCATGGGAGGAAATTAAAAACTACGCCGAAGAGACGCTCGCCGCCGAATGTCCGGAAGAGGTGCAGGAGCAGGCACTGCCGGCGACGAAAAAACCGCCCAAGAAGCTTACCCGCAGCATGTCCACGCGCTTCTCCTTCACGCGCAGCGTTTCGCGCGAAATCTTCGAACGACAAAACAGTCG CTCTCAGCTTACGGATGGCTGCACACCGATCGTCATCGTTGATACCGACGACATCCTGGAGAGTTTGCAGCGCGCCTCGCGGATGAACGGTGAGCGAAGTTCGAACGACACGTACGACACCGACAGCACGGAGGAGGCCAGCAATTGA
- the LOC120895952 gene encoding uncharacterized protein LOC120895952 isoform X1 produces the protein MSHSQQARREKMDREEDFDISKRDAKRLAEPLIKAAYADGIDAGRQVHYQRNFDEGYRKGFAAGFEHGQHQARRALEEQGRKPAATGGGGGS, from the exons ATGAGCCACAGCCAGCAGG CCAGAAGGGAGAAAATGGATCGGGAGGAAGACTTTGACATCTCCAAGCGAGATGCGAAGCGGCTGGCGGAACCGCTCATTAAGGCCGCCTACGCGGACGGTATCGATGCCGGGCGGCAAGTGCACTATCAGCGCAATTTTGACGAGGGCTACCGGAAAGGGTTCGCCGCCGGATTCGAGCACGGTCAGCACCAGGCACGGCGGGCACTGGAGGAGCAGGGGAGGAAACCGGCAGcaaccggtggtggtggtggtagctgA
- the LOC120895454 gene encoding membrane-bound alkaline phosphatase-like — translation MKECFVCSRTVLVLVIVIVSVHRPHHPNALELLGAADSLQPRAAASANVTESESVHPPPAATVAEERSTPEETGNEAHHRQKRLVSAGEYEKTAQYWNIGAQLKLKEHLMRQPNRNIAKNVVFFLGDGMSIPTLAASRMYLGQQQGHTGEESQLSFEEFPDVGLVKTYCVDKQVADSACTSTAYLCGVKANYATLGVTAAVNYGNCAASNDPRNQVESIMAWAQAAGKATGIVTTTRVTHASPAGAYAHTSNRDWECDADIVRSGGDPAQCPDIATQLIYGDTGKQFRVILGGGRRKFLPRTMKDEEGIRGQRMDGANLISQWYYGKPLGTARYVSNRQELMALNFTEVDYLLGLFAADHLKFHLDARPDLDPTLGDLTYAAIRTLEKYPEGYVLFVEGGKIDLAHHFTKARKSLDETVQLSEAVQVARQLTTQDDTLLVVTADHSHTMTLSGYATRGNDILGLNSQISDGDRKPYTTLAYANGPGGPVPGPKGQRPNITESMIKDRDFQFPKVVPMKYETHGGDDVALFAYGPWSHLFGGMYEQNVIPHLIGYAACIGNGEHACSTVGSL, via the exons ATgaaagagtgttttgtgtgttcgcGTACCGTACTGGTGCTAGTCATTGTGATCGTCTCCGTACACCGACCCCACCATCCTAACGCACTGGAACTTCTCGGTGCGGCAGATTCTCTGCAGCCAAGAGCAGCGGCGAGCGCGAATGTGACCGAAAGTGAAAGTG TTCATCCGCCACCGGCAGCAACCGTTGCCGAGGAACGTTCCACCCCGGAAGAGACCGGCAATGAAGCGCACCATCGGCAAAAGCGGCTCGTGTCGGCCGGGGAGTACGAGAAGACGGCTCAGTACTGGAACATTGGGGCGCAGCTGAAGCTGAAGGAGCACCTGATGCGACAGCCGAACCGTAATATCGCTAAAAATGTGGTCTTCTTCCTCGGTGACGGTATGTCGATACCGACGCTCGCGGCCAGCCGTATGTATCTCGGGCAGCAGCAAGGTCATACGGGCGAGGAAAGCCAGCTGTCGTTCGAAGAGTTTCCCGACGTTGGTCTGGTGAAG ACCTACTGTGTGGATAAACAGGTAGCCGATTCTGCCTGCACCTCGACGGCTTATCTGTGCGGCGTCAAGGCCAACTATGCAACGCTCGGTGTAACGGCTGCCGTCAACTATGGTAACTGTGCCGCTAGCAATGATCCCCGCAACCAGGTCGAATCGATCATGGCCTGGGCTCAGGCAGCGGGCAAAGCAACCGGAATCGTTACCACCACCCGTGTAACGCACGCCAGCCCTGCCGGCGCCTACGCCCATACCTCCAACCGTGACTGGGAATGCGATGCCGATATTGTGCGATCGGGTGGCGATCCGGCTCAATGTCCCGATATCGCCACGCAGCTGATTTACGGCGACACGGGCAAACAGTTTCGCGTTATCCTTGGTGGTGGCCGTCGCAAGTTCCTGCCGCGTACGATGAAAGACGAGGAAGGTATCCGCGGACAGCGAATGGATGGTGCTAATCTGATTTCCCAGTGGTACTATGGTAAACCGCTCGGCACGGCACGGTACGTGTCGAACCGGCAGGAGCTGATGGCGCTCAACTTTACCGAGGTGGACTACTTGCTCGGCCTGTTCGCGGCGGATCATCTGAAGTTTCATCTCGATGCCCGTCCCGACTTGGATCCAACGTTGGGCGATCTGACGTACGCCGCGATACGAACGCTGGAGAAGTACCCCGAGGGCTACGTGCTGTTTGTGGAGGGTGGCAAAATCGATCTGGCCCATCACTTCACCAAGGCACGTAAATCGCTCGACGAGACGGTACAGCTGTCGGAGGCGGTGCAGGTAGCGCGGCAGCTCACCACGCAGGACGATACGCTGCTCGTCGTGACGGCGGACCATTCGCACACGATGACACTGTCGGGGTACGCGACACGTGGGAACGATATTCTTGGCCTGAACAGCCAGATCAGCGACGGGGATAGGAAACCGTACACGACGCTAGCGTACGCGAACGGACCGGGCGGGCCGGTGCCGGGCCCGAAGGGCCAGCGGCCAAACATCACCGAGTCGATGATAAAGGACCGAGACTTCCAATTTCCGAAGGTGGTGCCGATGAAGTACGAAACGCACGGTGGCGACGATGTGGCACTGTTCGCGTACGGACCGTGGTCGCATCTGTTCGGTGGAATGTATGAGCAAAATGTTATACCACACCTGATAGGGTACGCGGCGTGCATCGGGAACGGGGAGCACGCGTGTTCGACGGTTGGCAGTTTGTAA
- the LOC120898637 gene encoding importin-7: MDTVKISELLRATIDPAQRLQAEEQLNQVHKIIGFLPTLMQVIMQNELEIPVRLAGAIYMKNLINSSWQDREAEGGNPIPFAIHEQDRAMIRDTIVEAIVHVPAEVIKVQLCFCLSHIIKNDFPGRWTQVVDKVSLCLQNSDPNAWHGALLCMYQLVKHYEYKKSAERGPLTEAMNLLLPQIYTIMMSVINEPSEQSVLLQKQILKIFYALTQYSLPLEVITKEVFACWMEICRQILERPAPDSAHMEEEERPQLPAWKTKKWASHIILRMFERYGSPGNVISKEYKEFSTWFLQTFTSGLLMVLLKILDQYRNKIYVSPRVMTNTLDYIKTAVSHAFSWKMLKPHIMEIIRDVIFPLMSYTDADEELWESDPIEYIRKKFDVFDDFVSPVQSAETLLHNCCKTRKGILTQVMQIIMQIINTPGLDHKEKDGALHMVGSLAEVLLRKKIFKEQVEQLLMQYVFPEFASPHGHLRARACWVMHYFSDIKLKNPQVLEQIMRYLSNALLTDKDLPVKVEAAMSMQMFLISQEEAAPFLESQIKDITMELLRIIRETENEELTSVLQKIVCTYSDQLPPIALDICQHLATTFSQVLESDDTGDEKAITAMGLLSTMETLLAVMEEHPQVLAALHPIVLQVIGHVLQQNVFEFYEEAFGLVCDLTSKSISPDMWKLLEIIYELFQKNGAEYFVDMMPALHNYITVDTPAFLSNQNHVIAMYNMCKSVLTSNATEESECSAAKLLEVIILQCKGHIDDFIPSFVELALMRLTREVKTSELRTMCLQVVIAAIYYNPSLLLDILEKIPIPVPDSSITAHFIRQWLHDYDCFLGIHDRKLCIIGLCTLLSLGERKPTVLSELPDKIIPTMLMIFDGLKRAYAARASEGEEEESEDESEDLEDGLSSDEDDVDEMSPYLKNMQKMVQERGAEAGFEISASIQDADSDEDEDDDDDDDDDADEIDETALESYTTPLDDEENPNAVDEYILFQDVMNNLPNTDPTWYTMLTRNLNASERKNLQEVLVLANQKKETKRSKEIEKSGGYQFTQHQIPTTFSFTGQKQQ; this comes from the exons ATGGATACCGTCAAGATAAGCGAGCTGCTTCGTGCCACCATCGACCCAGCACAGCGATTGCAGGCCGAGGAGCAGCTGAATCAG GTACACAAGATCATCGGCTTCCTGCCCACCCTGATGCAGGTGATCATGCAGAATGAGCTGGAGATTCCGGTCCGGCTGGCGGGTGCGATCTACATGAAGAACCTGATCAACAGCAGCTGGCAGGACCGGGAGGCGGAGGGCGGCAATCCGATCCCGTTCGCGATCCACGAGCAGGACCGGGCCATGATCCGGGACACGATCGTGGAGGCGATCGTGCACGTGCCGGCGGAGGTGATCAAGGTGCAGCTGTGCTTCTGCCTGAGCCACATCATCAAGAACGACTTTCCGGGCCGGTGGACGCAGGTGGTGGACAAGGTGAGCCTGTGCCTGCAGAACAGCGACCCGAACGCGTGGCACGGTGCGCTGCTGTGCATGTACCAGCTGGTGAAGCACTACGAGTACAAGAAGTCGGCCGAGCGGGGCCCGCTGACCGAGGCGATGAATCTGCTGCTGCCCCAGATCTACACGATCATGATGAGCGTGATCAACGAGCCCTCCGAGCAGAGCGTGCTGCTGCAGAAGCAGATACTGAAGATTTTCTACGCGCTCACGCAGTACTCGCTGCCGCTGGAGGTCATCACGAAGGAGGTGTTCGCGTGCTGGATGGAAATCTGCCGCCAGATACTGGAGCGCCCCGCGCCCGACTCGGCCCacatggaggaggaggagcggcCGCAGCTGCCCGCGTGGAAGACGAAGAAGTGGGCCTCGCACATCATACTGCGCATGTTCGAGCGGTACGGCAGCCCGGGCAACGTCATCTCGAAGGAGTACAAAGAGTTCTCCACCTGGTTCCTGCAGACGTTCACCAGCgggctgctgatggtgctgctgaagATACTGGACCAGTACCGGAACAAGATCTACGTGTCGCCGCGCGTCATGACCAACACGCTCGACTACATCAAGACGGCGGTGTCGCACGCGTTCTCGTGGAAGATGCTGAAGCCGCACATCATGGAAATCATACGGGACGTCATCTTCCCGCTGATGTCGTACACGGACGCGGACGAGGAGCTGTGGGAGAGCGACCCGATCGAGTACATTCGCAAGAAGTTCGACGTGTTCGATGACTTCGTGTCGCCGGTACAGTCGGCGGAAACGCTGCTGCACAACTGCTGCAAGACGCGCAAGGGCATCCTCACGCAGGTGATGCAGATCATCATGCAAATCATCAACACGCCCGGGCTGGACCACAAGGAGAAGGACGGTGCGCTGCATATGGTCGGCTCGCTGGCGGAGGTGCTGCTGCGGAAGAAGATTTTCAAGGAGCAGGTCGAGCAGCTGCTGATGCAGTACGTCTTTCCGGAGTTTGCCAGCCCGCACGGGCATCTGCGGGCGCGGGCCTGCTGGGTGATGCACTACTTTAGCGACATCAAGCTGAAGAACCCGCAGGTGCTGGAGCAGATCATGCGCTACCTGAGCAACGCGCTGCTCACGGACAAGGATCTGCCGGTGAAGGTGGAGGCGGCCATGTCGATGCAGATGTTCCTGATCTCGCAGGAGGAAGCGGCCCCGTTCCTGGAGAGCCAGATCAAGGACATTACGATGGAGCTGCTGCGCATCATCCGCGAGACGGAGAACGAGGAGCTGACCTCGGTGCTGCAGAAGATCGTCTGCACCTACTCGGACCAGCTGCCGCCGATAGCGCTCGACATCTGTCAGCATCTGGCCACCACGTTCAGCCAGGTGCTCGAGTCGGACGATACCGGGGACGAGAAGGCAATTACGGCGATGGGACTGCTGAGCACGATGGAGACGCTGCTGGCGGTGATGGAGGAGCATCCGCAGGTGCTGGCCGCCCTCCACCCGATCGTGCTGCAGGTGATCGGGCACGTGCTGCAGCAGAACGTGTTCGAGTTTTACGAGGAAGCGTTCGGGCTGGTGTGCGATCTGACGTCCAAGAGCATCTCGCCGGACATGTGGAAGCTGTTGGAAATCATTTATGAG CTTTTCCAGAAGAATGGAGCGGAATACTTTGTCGACATGATGCCAGCACTGCACAACTACATTACCGTCGATACGCCCGCTTTCCTGTCGAACCAGAACCACGTGATCGCGATGTACAACATGTGCAAGTCG GTCCTCACCAGCAACGCCACGGAGGAGTCGGAGTGTAGTGCAGCCAAATTGCTAGAAGTCATCATCCTACAGTGCAAGGGACACATTGACGATTTCATACCGAGCTTCGTGGAGCTGGCACTGATGCGACTGACGAGGGAGGTGAAAACATCCGAGCTGCGAACGATGTGCTTACAG GTGGTTATTGCAGCGATCTACTACAATCCTTCCCTGTTGTTAGACATTTTGGAAAAGATCCCAATTCCGGTGCCCGATTCTTCGATTACGGCTCACTTCATCCGACAGTGGCTGCACGATTACGATTGTTTCCTTGG CATTCACGATCGTAAGCTGTGCATTATCGGGCTGTGCACGTTGCTGTCGCTGGGCGAACGCAAACCGACCGTGCTGAGCGAGCTGCCGGACAAAATCATTCCCACGATGCTGATGATTTTCGACGGCCTGAAGCGTGCCTATGCTGCCCGCGCCTCCGagggcgaggaggaggagagcgAGGACGAAAGCGAAGACCTCGAGGATGGGCTGTCGAGCGACGAGGACGATGTGGATGAGATGAGCCCGTACTTGAAGAACATGCAGAAGATGGTGCAGGAACGGGGGGCCGAGGCCGGGTTTGAAATTTCTGCCTCGATTCAG GATGCCGATTCGGACGAagacgaggacgacgatgacgatgatgatgacgatgcggATGAAATCGATGAAACAGCGCTGGAAAGCTACACAACGCCGCTGGACGATGAGGAAAACCCGAACGCGGTCGATGAGTACATTCTTTTCCAGGACGTCATGAACA ATCTCCCCAACACGGATCCGACCTGGTATACGATGCTTACCAGAAATTTGAACGCATCCGAGCGAAAGAACCTGCAAGAGGTGCTCGTGCTGGCAAACCAGAAGAAGGAAACGAAGCGTTCGAAAGAGATTGAAAAGAGCGGTG GATATCAGTTCACGCAGCATCAGATACCGACCACCTTCAGCTTTACGGGGCAGAAGCAACAGTAA
- the LOC120895807 gene encoding uncharacterized protein LOC120895807, whose translation MLDRMRVILMLTLLAVAHAEGPSQVDAPDALDFSYARLWRYAQQQCGTKGITSTEFTHSWLGVRRCLKNTLDVVQLNEDSMRLDIGNEEEILGRHCPKLYQGAKCFNPFMDMVKGCVSEESYEIFEALRSWFHDILEYLCENNGANVEYDKQKHDTCTREINRHIITCAAENLIATPEVNRKTLSEENCNALAIAKDCLLKKLKDCGVFANGARLFYENFIQITSCKNYIPKAERK comes from the exons ATGTTGGACAGAATGCGTGTGATCTTGATGCTAACCCTGCTGGCTGTGGCTCATGCCGAAGGACCAAGCCAAGTGGATGCACCCGATGCGCTGGACTTTTCGTACGCTCGGCTGTGGCGTTACGCACAACAACAGTGTGGCACGAAAGGCATCACGTCGACGGAGTTTACTCACTCTTGGCTTGGGGTGCGACGCTGTCTCAAGAACACGCTGGATGTGGTGCAGTTGAACGAAGACTCGATGCGACTAGACATTGGCAATGAGGAAGAAATTCTAGGCCG CCACTGTCCGAAGCTATACCAAGGTGCCAAGTGTTTCAACCCATTCATGGACATGGTGAAGGGATGCGTGAGCGAGGAAAGCTACGAGATCTTCGAGGCGTTGCGCAGCTGGTTTCACGACATTCTGGAGTATCTGTGCGAAAATAATGGCGCTAATGTTG AGTACGATAAGCAAAAGCATGACACTTGCACACGTGAGATCAATAGGCACATCATTACTTGTGCGGCCGAGAACTTGATCGCCACGCCGGAGGTTAATCGCAAAACACTCTCCGAGGAGAACTGCAA TGCACTGGCCATAGCGAAGGATTGTCTGCTGAAGAAGCTAAAGGACTGTGGCGTCTTTGCCAACGGCGCACGGCTGTTCTACGAAAACTTCATCCAAATCACGTCGTGCAAAAATTACATCCCCAAAGCAGAACGAAAATAA